One genomic window of Deltaproteobacteria bacterium includes the following:
- a CDS encoding XTP/dITP diphosphatase, with the protein MDAPTLVIATHNPGKVRELQLLLKKLGINLMSLQNFPDLPEIIEDGPTFAANAQKKARAVARATGFPALADDSGLEVAALGGRPGVHSARYAADRTYPDPPTDQDNYLKLLEELADIPWDQRQAQFVCEMVLAFPDSQMVSTQGTCKGMIALKPQGQQGFGYDPVFWLPQYGCTMAEIDLDLKNQISHRAQALKEMKSIIAARLQPMLKHKAST; encoded by the coding sequence ATGGATGCACCTACCCTGGTGATTGCCACTCATAACCCTGGCAAGGTCAGGGAATTGCAACTACTTCTAAAGAAGCTTGGCATTAATTTAATGAGCTTACAGAATTTTCCGGATTTACCAGAAATCATCGAGGATGGCCCGACTTTCGCGGCCAATGCCCAGAAAAAAGCTCGGGCCGTAGCCCGAGCCACTGGCTTCCCGGCCCTGGCTGATGACTCCGGTCTGGAAGTGGCGGCACTGGGAGGACGGCCAGGGGTCCACTCGGCGCGCTATGCCGCGGATCGCACTTATCCGGACCCGCCCACCGACCAGGACAACTACCTCAAGTTGTTGGAGGAATTGGCCGATATCCCCTGGGACCAGCGCCAGGCCCAATTTGTCTGCGAAATGGTTTTGGCCTTTCCCGATAGCCAGATGGTATCCACCCAGGGAACCTGTAAGGGGATGATTGCCCTAAAACCGCAAGGGCAGCAAGGCTTTGGTTATGATCCGGTCTTCTGGCTGCCGCAATATGGCTGCACCATGGCAGAAATCGACCTGGACCTGAAAAACCAGATCAGCCATCGGGCCCAGGCCCTTAAGGAAATGAAGTCGATCATTGCTGCTCGACTTCAGCCTATGCTAAAACATAAAGCCTCAACCTAA
- the rph gene encoding ribonuclease PH — protein sequence MPRAEGRLPGELRPIEIIPNYLPQAEGSALISLGRTWVLCTATVEARVPPFLQNSGQGWITAEYGMLPRATNTRRPREGIWGRVSGRTQEIQRLIGRSLRAVTDLLELGERTIILDCDVLQADGGTRTAAVTGAFVALCQALAGLQRQELLDTLPIRGQVVAVSVGLVDGQILVDLDYQEDSRAAVDANLVVTEQGQLVEIQATGEGGPFAPELLGEMLQIAQTGLKKLCQSQEDAIRPWMHLPW from the coding sequence ATGCCGCGGGCTGAAGGACGGTTACCAGGCGAACTGAGACCCATTGAAATTATTCCCAATTATCTGCCCCAGGCCGAAGGCTCGGCCCTGATTTCCCTGGGACGGACCTGGGTATTATGCACGGCCACGGTCGAGGCCCGCGTGCCCCCGTTTTTGCAGAACTCTGGGCAGGGGTGGATCACCGCCGAATATGGCATGTTGCCTCGGGCTACCAACACCCGACGGCCGCGCGAGGGTATTTGGGGGCGAGTTAGCGGCCGTACCCAAGAAATTCAGCGCCTGATCGGACGTTCTCTGCGCGCCGTCACCGATCTTCTGGAACTGGGGGAGCGGACCATTATCCTGGACTGCGATGTCCTACAGGCTGATGGCGGCACCCGCACCGCCGCGGTAACCGGGGCCTTTGTGGCCTTGTGTCAGGCCCTGGCCGGTCTGCAACGCCAGGAACTGCTTGATACTTTGCCGATCCGCGGGCAGGTGGTGGCCGTCAGCGTCGGCTTGGTGGATGGCCAAATACTGGTCGATTTGGATTATCAAGAGGACTCTCGAGCCGCGGTCGATGCCAATCTGGTGGTCACGGAGCAGGGCCAGTTGGTGGAAATCCAGGCCACCGGCGAAGGCGGGCCTTTTGCCCCAGAACTGCTGGGGGAAATGCTGCAGATTGCCCAGACCGGCCTGAAAAAATTATGCCAGTCACAGGAGGACGCCATCCGCCCATGGATGCACCTACCCTGGTGA
- the mutL gene encoding DNA mismatch repair endonuclease MutL produces the protein MSRITILPLEVASKIAAGEVITRPASVVKELIENSLDAGAISITIEVEDGGRRQIRVVDDGCGMTPEDARLSLERHATSKLQQESDLLQLATLGFRGEALPSMAAVSRLELISRPPDLEVGCRLRVEGGQLVESSPWATAAGTQITVAELFYNTPARRKFLKSKQAEQGQILEQVRSFSLGYPEVHFCLRAQGKAVLVAPAHNGLAERVAAVLGTELAERMLPFNLEAEPYKVWGLLLSPDQGLASSRFQFVLVNRRLVSDRLLSAALRESYQGLLPRGRYPAAVINLELPADQVDVNVHPAKAEIRFKDSGRVYALVLTALRQGLEALHRPSRHSYNAGWQPGSLTQIQESWATGLLPPQTPDSAPGSGPEYTWPGPTPVESFTPPPPTPDTWRFADLLILGQLQASYILAEAPEGLILIDQHAAHERILYEALAIAWQQSGALQPLLFPRPVELEARQAAWLQDHLPIMRQAGLDLEPFGGNTFLIIKVPACLLDQDLEALVLETVNALAPMKDVEDSSQVRERLRLTMSCRGAIKAGQKLTIEEMQQLLAQLDGLRVSSHCPHGRPLWRLLSIEEIRQGFRRPRH, from the coding sequence GTGAGCCGGATCACCATTTTACCCTTGGAGGTAGCCAGCAAGATTGCCGCCGGCGAGGTCATCACCCGTCCCGCTTCGGTGGTTAAAGAGCTGATTGAAAACTCTCTGGACGCCGGGGCCATCAGCATCACCATAGAGGTAGAGGACGGCGGCCGCCGCCAGATTCGGGTGGTGGATGATGGCTGCGGTATGACCCCTGAGGACGCCCGGCTCAGTCTGGAGCGTCATGCCACCAGCAAATTGCAGCAAGAGTCTGATCTGTTGCAATTAGCCACACTGGGTTTTCGCGGTGAAGCCTTACCCAGTATGGCGGCGGTCTCCCGGCTGGAGCTGATCAGCCGGCCGCCCGACTTGGAGGTCGGTTGCCGCCTCCGGGTGGAGGGTGGGCAGTTAGTGGAAAGCTCTCCTTGGGCCACGGCAGCGGGCACCCAGATCACGGTGGCGGAGCTGTTTTACAATACCCCGGCGCGGCGCAAATTCCTGAAAAGTAAACAGGCTGAACAGGGGCAGATCCTGGAGCAGGTGCGCAGCTTCAGCCTGGGCTATCCCGAGGTTCATTTCTGTCTGCGGGCCCAAGGCAAGGCAGTGCTGGTAGCTCCGGCCCACAATGGTCTGGCCGAACGGGTGGCGGCGGTGCTGGGCACTGAGCTGGCGGAGCGCATGCTGCCGTTTAATCTGGAAGCCGAGCCGTATAAGGTATGGGGCCTGTTGCTGTCTCCAGATCAAGGTCTGGCCAGCAGTCGCTTCCAATTTGTGCTGGTAAACCGCCGCCTGGTCAGTGATCGGCTGCTCAGTGCGGCGCTCCGGGAGAGTTATCAGGGACTCTTACCCCGAGGCCGCTATCCCGCGGCAGTGATCAACCTGGAGCTCCCCGCGGACCAGGTGGATGTCAATGTCCATCCGGCCAAAGCCGAAATCCGGTTTAAGGATAGCGGTCGGGTCTATGCCCTGGTGCTGACCGCCCTACGGCAAGGGTTGGAGGCCCTCCACCGCCCCAGCCGCCACAGCTACAATGCTGGCTGGCAACCAGGGTCCCTGACCCAGATCCAGGAAAGCTGGGCCACCGGGCTGTTACCACCCCAGACTCCCGATTCGGCTCCCGGTTCGGGGCCAGAATATACCTGGCCAGGCCCCACTCCGGTCGAGTCATTTACGCCGCCTCCCCCTACCCCTGATACCTGGCGATTTGCCGATCTGCTTATCCTGGGTCAATTGCAGGCCAGCTATATTCTAGCCGAAGCCCCGGAAGGTTTGATCCTCATCGACCAGCATGCCGCCCATGAGCGCATCCTTTATGAGGCCCTGGCCATTGCTTGGCAGCAATCAGGCGCTTTGCAACCCTTGCTGTTTCCCCGGCCGGTGGAACTGGAAGCACGCCAGGCCGCTTGGCTGCAGGACCATTTGCCCATCATGCGCCAAGCCGGTCTCGACCTGGAGCCCTTTGGCGGCAACACCTTTTTAATTATAAAGGTCCCGGCCTGTCTGTTAGACCAGGACCTGGAAGCCTTGGTGCTGGAGACGGTAAACGCTCTGGCACCCATGAAGGATGTGGAAGACAGCAGCCAGGTCCGAGAGCGTCTGCGGCTGACCATGTCCTGCCGGGGGGCGATCAAAGCGGGACAAAAACTGACGATAGAGGAGATGCAGCAATTGCTGGCGCAGTTGGACGGGCTTCGGGTTTCCTCCCATTGTCCGCATGGGCGCCCTCTCTGGCGGCTGTTAAGCATAGAGGAAATCCGCCAGGGCTTTCGCCGCCCCCGGCACTAG